The following are from one region of the Mixophyes fleayi isolate aMixFle1 chromosome 7, aMixFle1.hap1, whole genome shotgun sequence genome:
- the LOC142098015 gene encoding UDP-glucuronosyltransferase 1A1-like isoform X1: MEQKRSGSWPSLYQSLILCLGCLHCSHAGNLLVIPMDGSHWISMATLVEELGQRGHQIVVLAPQSNIHIKPSMNYILKTYTVPYTTEQLKEEMTRSSYDKFTSLPTGKRLMKTYERITNITSLLLTTCQYLLHNEEVISYLQALPFDATLLSPIFPCGQIVSEYLALPSVNFLRSLPCGIDLLATQCPSPISYVPRYFTKSTDHMSFPQRIKNMLVGSVDVLLCKFLYNDYGYLASELLQREVSMVDLYSRASVWLMSYDFVFDFVRPVMPNMVFIGGINCVHRKSLSPEFEALVNSSGEHGFVVFSLGSMVSEIPINKAMDIAEALRYIPQKVIWRYTGTVPSNLGNNTHLVKWLPQNDLLAHPKARAFITHAGSHGIYEGICNAVPMVMLPLFGDQMDNAKRIESRGAGVTINVLDMTPLDLSNALESVINIPSYKENIQRLSALHLDRPIHPLDLAVHWVEFVMKHKGAPHLRPAAHDLNWIQYHSIDVFGFLLAILVTTLFLIIKCCSFTFRRCCGRKSRPKSKSKKE, encoded by the exons ATGGAGCAGAAGAGGTCTGGGTCTTGGCCATCTCTATATCAGTCTCTTATTCTGTGTTTGGGATGTCTCCACTGTTCTCATGCTGGGAATCTTCTGGTGATACCCATGGATGGCAGCCACTGGATCAGTATGGCCACATTAGTAGAGGAGCTGGGACAACGGGGTCATCAGATTGTGGTTTTGGCTCCACAGAGCAACATCCATATAAAACCTTCAATGAATTATATCTTGAAGACATACACCGTACCATATACAACAGAGCAACTTAAAGAAGAAATGACAAGGTCCAGCTATGATAAATTTACCAGTCTTCCCACTGGCAAGAGATTAATGAAAACCTATGAAAGAATAACTAATATCACCAGCCTGTTGCTTACAACATGTCAATATCTACTGCACAATGAGGAAGTTATCAGTTATCTGCAGGCATTACCCTTTGATGCTACATTACTATCTCCTATTTTTCCATGTGGACAGATTGTATCTGAATATCTTGCTCTCCCCTCAGTTAACTTTTTGAGAAGTCTACCATGTGGGATTGACCTTTTGGCTACACAGTGTCCGAGTCCTATTTCTTATGTCCCCAGATATTTCACCAAGTCCACTGATCACATGAGCTTCCCTCAAAGGATAAAGAACATGTTGGTTGGGTCAGTTGATGTCTTACTCTGTAAGTTTCTGTACAATGACTATGGATACTTAGCTTCGGAGCTGCTGCAGAGAGAGGTGTCAATGGTCGACCTATACAGTCGAGCATCTGTATGGCTCATGAGCTATGACTTTGTGTTTGATTTCGTCAGACCAGTAATGCCTAATATGGTCTTTATAGGAGGCATCAACTGTGTACACAGAAAGAGCCTATCCCCG GAGTTTGAGGCTCTGGTGAACAGTTCTGGGGAACACGGCTTTGTGGTTTTCTCCTTAGGATCGATGGTGTCTGAAATCCCTATAAACAAGGCTATGGATATCGCAGAAGCCTTAAGATACATTCCTCAAAAG GTTATATGGCGATATACCGGAACAGTGCCTTCAAACCTTGGAAACAACACACACCTGGTGAAGTGGCTGCCACAGAATGACCTGCTTG CTCATCCAAAAGCCCGTGCCTTTATCACACATGCGGGTTCCCATGGCATCTATGAGGGTATTTGTAATGCCGTCCCTATGGTCATGTTACCCTTGTTCGGTGATCAAATGGACAATGCTAAGAGGATCGAATCCCGGGGAGCTGGCGTGACAATTAATGTCTTGGACATGACACCATTAGATCTTAGCAACGCTTTGGAGTCTGTGATAAATATTCCAAG ctaCAAGGAGAACATTCAGCGACTCTCTGCTCTCCATCTGGACAGACCCATCCACCCTCTGGACCTTGCTGTGCACTGGGTGGAGTTCGTCATGAAACACAAAGGTGCCCCTCACCTGCGGCCGGCCGCTCACGATTTGAATTGGATTCAGTATCACTCCATAGACGTCTTTGGCTTCCTACTCGCCATATTGGTCACCACACTCTTCCTCATTATTAAATGCTGCTCCTTCACCTTCAGACGCTGCTGTGGCAGAAAATCTAGaccgaagtccaaatccaaaaaAGAATAG